TTGAAATTTGGTACCAGACTAACGCCCGAAATCTTGTTAAACGCTGTGATGGCCGCCGTAAAATCAGCCGCAGCTTTCTTGGCCGACCCTCGGAATACGAGGGCCTTCCCTAGCAAGCCATTGGCCGAATTGCTCGTTACCCGACCCCGATTGGCGGCATCCCAGGTAGCTGGCAACAACGTAGCGGCATCGGTAAGGTCTTTAATGGCCTGATCGAGCAGTTCGGTATCTTTCGAGCTGGACGGGGTAATTTTATCAGGTGTCTGAATCCGTTCGGTAATCAGGGGCGATGTGCCGTAGTAATTCCAGAGCAGGAAGTTGGTATAGCCACGTAAAAAAAGCGTTTCGCCACGTAGCCAGTTTTTCAAATTTGCCGTTTTGATAACTCCATTTTCCGTATCCAATTTCTGGAGTGCCGTATTCGCCCGGTTAATTAATTGATAGGCAGTTCGGTAGAATACCTGATTCTGGCTTGTTGAGGGCTGTAACGTACCGAAAATTTCGAAGGCATAGGTTCCCGTCGATGTAATATCATCGCCGGGCAGTTGCCAGAAGCCCTGTATGGGCGAGCCTGCGTTAAACCAGTAGTAATCAGTTAGTTTGGCGTATACGCCCAGCACCACCTTATTAAAATCGGATTCTTCGGTGAAATACGACGCTTCGGTTGGCGAAAGCGGTTGCAGATCCAGATTTTTCTCGCTGCAACTCGCGTAGAATAGCGTCGTAAAAACGACGGTCAGGACTACGATTATCGAATATTTTTTCATGTTCAGGAATTAGAAAGTGGCCGAAATACCCAGGGTGATCGAACGAACCGGCGGAATCAAATCCGTTCCGCCCCGGTCAATGTCTTCAGGATCAAGGCCTGTCCAGGGCGTAATGACAAACAGATTGGTAGCCCCTACGTAAGCCCGTAGTCCATTCACGAAGCCAAGTGAGCGTGTCAGTGATGCCGGTAATGAGTAGCCGACCTGCACATTTTTCAGACGTAGGAAAGCCGCACTTTCCACAAAGCGATCAGAGATTCGGTTGTTGTTGGCCGGATCAGATCGGACAGCGCGCGGCATCGTCGTCGATGGATTTTGTGGTGTCCAGCGGTTCAGCGTCGTTGTCCATTGGTTGGTGCCTGTGCTGCTCATATTTTCACCAGCCGCCCGCCAGCTATTGTAGCGGTAAATGTCGCCCACACCCTGGAAGAAAATCGACAGGTCGAAGCCTTTGAAACTCCCACCCAGATTGAACCCGTAGTAATACCCCGGAATGGTGCTTCCCAGGAAGGTCCGGTCGTTGGTATTTACTTTGCCATCGGGTGTTTCGGAGCGGGTCTGACCTGCGTCTTTCGGATCGCCGTACACATCCTGGAAATACATATCGCCCGGCGCGAAATTGTTGTTGTTTGTCCCATCCGAATACTTGGCTTTCCAGGCATCGATCTCCGCCTGATTCTGGAAAATTCCGCCTTTCTTGTAACCCCATAGGTAGTTCATGGGTTGCCCTACCTCAATACGGCCAAATTCGTTGCCAAAGGGTAAGTTCTGGAAGGTCGATTCGACCCGGTTTTTTACGGTGGTCAGGTTCCCGGAAATGGTATATCGGAAGTCTTTACCGACTGAGCCGTTGTAGCCAATCTGGAATTCCATCCCGCTGTTCCGTACCGACGCGATGTTGAGAATCGGCTGGTTCTGGTTGCCTACACTGGCGGCCAGACTAGCTGCCTGTAAAATTCCTGATGTCAAACGGTTATAGTACTCAACGGTAGCCGTTAGTTTGCCTTTCAGAAACGATCCATCGACGCCAAAACTCGTCGTTTTACCAATTTCCCAGGTCAGATTCTGCACCGGAAAATCGGGAAGGGATGTGCCGTTCAGCAACGTCCCGATCCCGTTTCCATTGCCCGAACCTAAAGCATAATCGGGCGCATCGGAAACGAGCGATAGGTACGCAAACGAACGGGTTTCCTGATTACCCAGTTTTCCCCAGCCTCCGCGTATTTTCAGGTCGTCGATGAATGT
This window of the Spirosoma aerolatum genome carries:
- a CDS encoding RagB/SusD family nutrient uptake outer membrane protein — its product is MKKYSIIVVLTVVFTTLFYASCSEKNLDLQPLSPTEASYFTEESDFNKVVLGVYAKLTDYYWFNAGSPIQGFWQLPGDDITSTGTYAFEIFGTLQPSTSQNQVFYRTAYQLINRANTALQKLDTENGVIKTANLKNWLRGETLFLRGYTNFLLWNYYGTSPLITERIQTPDKITPSSSKDTELLDQAIKDLTDAATLLPATWDAANRGRVTSNSANGLLGKALVFRGSAKKAAADFTAAITAFNKISGVSLVPNFNDNFDVKTENNAESLFEFQASQPDFDNVWLANDFQRNGVGSTSAFWGWYENSSQLGGQAPYIATQKLAQSFDAGDPRIASTLDPKTLSFYKYWHTGDQKSQSGVASVNNPRILRYADVLLLKAEAILESGGSTSEAIGLINQVRTRAREMVKGGTSPANFATTETDKAKIFDWVMGERLRELAGEEGSRWLDLRRWHMAGKINLATWNWSSARTDVTFNVQKNLYYPIPDIETNLNPNVKQNPGY